The Clostridium beijerinckii genomic sequence AAAATTTAGGAACAAGAAAGGCAGGGCTAATATCATCAATTGCTTTTGGTTATTGCGATTATTTAGATTTTGAAGACAAAGATGACATGAAAAACTTTGGAATCATACATAGCATAAGCGTTTCAGGGTTACATGTAGCTATAGTATATGGTTTTATAAGAATTTTTGTTGGGAGAAATTTAGGAATTTTGGTAATTATGATATATGTTGTATTTACAGGACTCAATTATTCTAGTATAAGGTCTTTTTTTATGCTTGCATGTGTAGAAGGTGGACGTATTTTAAAAAGAAATAATAATTCAATTTCTGCTCTGTGTTTCTCTGCAACATTTTTGGTTCTTTATGAACCTTATAGTATTTTTAATATATCTTTTCACTTATCTTATTTAGCTACTTTGGGAATAGCAATGTTTAATAAGAAGTTTAACAATACATTATATAAATTGAACATTAAATTAAGAGAAGCATTAAGTTTAACATTAAGCGCTCAGATATTTACGTTACCATATCTAATTTTAATTTTTAGGGATTTTTCAGCAAATTTTATTATTGGAAACTTAATTTTGGCTCCATTTGTAGATCTTATGGTTATTACAGGAAATGCATTGGTATTGACATATACTTATACTCAATTATTTGATTTTTGCAGTTATATAAACTTGAAAATAATAAATATGTTTGATTGTATTCTAAATTATATGGAGAACTTTTCATTGCCAATGTTTTATGGAAATGAAAATGTAGTTTTCTTCTATCTATTTTTAATGTTTAGTGCTTACTTTGTGAATAAAGGATATAAAAAGTTTGTTTATCTTCCTCTTATAGCTATTTTTATAATTACAATTCAGATATATAGTCCAATTCCAAGTATAAGGTATTATAAAGAAGGTGCTATTTTATTTTCTTATAAAGGTGATAGAATACTAATGTCCAATAAAAATCAAATTGATTTAAATAGACTTTCTAAATCAGCACTTGCAACAAAATATTTTAGACAGAGAAGTATGATTATTATGAATGGAATTTATAAAATAAGTTTCAAAGGAAAAGATTACGTTCTAGATACTGGTACTAAAAAATATCTATTAAAAGTTACAAGTGATAAAACTCAACATGAAGAGTATGATATAATAAATTTTAATGATAGGATCACTAATAACATATTTATAATAGACGGAATATTAGTATAGGTTTATAGATTTATATTAGAATTAAATTAGAAGCACATTTTATACGAAAGGAAAATT encodes the following:
- a CDS encoding ComEC/Rec2 family competence protein: MFSKKIGDVGNPLIYIFLTLAISCIFYGMNKEFRGLTIFIVAFFFICIFYYCGFSFFVIMIIFFVVGILINCSYYKIPSKIDGEVRIIKISNYGVIGSYEGKSITIRTNDKNLSVGEKYKIIGKVDGIQDRYNGIVGEVEPKVLYKINGDLITKLYEIKRNIYLRLEENLGTRKAGLISSIAFGYCDYLDFEDKDDMKNFGIIHSISVSGLHVAIVYGFIRIFVGRNLGILVIMIYVVFTGLNYSSIRSFFMLACVEGGRILKRNNNSISALCFSATFLVLYEPYSIFNISFHLSYLATLGIAMFNKKFNNTLYKLNIKLREALSLTLSAQIFTLPYLILIFRDFSANFIIGNLILAPFVDLMVITGNALVLTYTYTQLFDFCSYINLKIINMFDCILNYMENFSLPMFYGNENVVFFYLFLMFSAYFVNKGYKKFVYLPLIAIFIITIQIYSPIPSIRYYKEGAILFSYKGDRILMSNKNQIDLNRLSKSALATKYFRQRSMIIMNGIYKISFKGKDYVLDTGTKKYLLKVTSDKTQHEEYDIINFNDRITNNIFIIDGILV